The following nucleotide sequence is from Borrelia sp. A-FGy1.
TGTGGTAAAATTATAGCTTAATTATTAAATTAATATGCAATGTTCTTAGTAAATTAATTTATAGAGCATAAGTATTTCTATCATGATAGGCTCTTTAGGATAGGGGGCAGCGAGCATTCTGTTAAAGTTAGATAATTGAGAATAATTATATTTAAAACTAGTGATTTTAGTGTTTGATTTATTTTATTTAGTAGATCACATTTAAAAAATGTGAATAAAGCGTTATTAGATTAAAAATTGTTTAATAAATTATCATATTGTTTTCTTTTTTCTCTGATTTTTGTTATTATCGATCTTTTAATAAATTGAGTTTTTTGTTTTAATATTGATTGTATATTAGATTTTATATTTAATTTTAATATTCTTGAATATGGATTTAGTTATTCTATAAATTCATATATTGATTGAATTTTGGTTTTCAAATATATTAGCATATAAGTAATGTTTTTGTTTTTATGGATAATTATCAAGCTTTTAAAGCTTAGGCTGGTCTTAAAGATTAATAGTTAATTTATTCTAAACATAAATATGAATGAGAGGTAAAAATTTTATTAAAAACGTTAATATTAAGTTTAAATTCAAATTTATGATATTTAAATTCAAGTAATATTGCATTAACAGATTTAATTCAGTTATAACAAATGATAAAATCACTACAAATCTCTTTTTAAGATTATTTCTTTTTGTATACCAAATGGTTTTATTCAATTAGATAAGAATTGACAATATTACATATATATTTAATAATTTATTATGAAATTATTAAATAATAAATACCCCATCAGATATGCTATTTTAGAACTTTTTCTAGCTTATATTATTTGTACTCATATATCTCCTTTTGCTAGCATTGATGAAAATCTTTGGAATTTTAGTGGAAATCATTATGTTTATTGGCTATATAGTACTTTTTTGATTTTTTTTATCTTACATTTTGCCAAATTAACAAGTACTACTTATTTTAGAGATGAATTTTATATACCTAAATTTAGGTTAGTTTTTATTTGGAAAGCATTTTTAATTTTTATTAGTCTTGTTATTTTTATTATTTTTTTGTTTTTTATTACTTATTTATGTTTTGAATATTTTTTCTCAAATTCATGGAGGTCTTGGGTTGAGATGGATATTGGTAGTTTTAGATGGAATATGGGTAGTAAAGAAACGCTTTATTTGATGGCTATTACTTCTTTTTTTACAGGAGCAGTTGAGGAATTATTGTATAGATCTTTTATTATTACTAAACTTAAACAGATGGGATTTAACTCATTTATTTCTACTATTTTTAGCAGTATCATTTTTGCATCTGGACATATTTATTATGGCTTTATTGGTACATTTGTTACATTCATTCTTGGTTTTATTTTGGCTTTTATTTATTTAAGATATAAAAATGTATACTATGTAAGCTTAGTTCATAGTTTTTATAATACTACTGTTAGTATTGTGGCCTTTATGTTAAGTTAGTTGAGGAGGATTTATGCTAGATACTATACCTAAGCGTTTTAATGAAGTTGTCAAACTTTATGGTGATCTTGATATTTTTATTTATAGGGATAATGAATCTAAAGATTTTAAGAAGCAGATATATTCTGATTTTTGGGATGAGGTTAAGAGTGTTGCATCTGGCCTTCTTCATTATGGCATTAAGAGGGGCGAGAAAGTAGCGCTTATTTCTGATTCCAGAAGAGAATGGATTATAATTGATCTTGCTGTTATGAGTTTGGGATGTATTGATGTCCCAAGAGGTAATGATTCGCCTGAGGATGAATTATTATATATTATTAATCATTCTGAATCTGGTTTTGTCTTTGTTGAGAATGAGAAACAATTTCAAAAGGTGCTATCTAAAAATCGAGATCTTAGATTTGTTAAACATATTGTTGTTATCGATGATGATAAGCTTTATGAAGAAAAGTTAGGATTAATTACAGTAACTTCTTATAAGAAATTGTTAAGTGTGGGAGGTGATTACTTGAACAATAATCCTAAGATATTTCATACTGAGCTTGATCAGGGATCGGGCAATGATCTTGCTACTATAATATACACTTCAGGAACAACTGGGTTTCCAAAAGGTGTTATGCTTCGTCATGAGTCTTTTATTTTTCAAGTAGATAGGATTTATGATTATCTTCCATTACTTAAACCAGGAAAAATAATGATATCTATACTACCGCTTTGGCATTCGTTTGAAAGGGCTTGTGAATATATAGTTGCTCTTAAGGGAATGTCAATTGCTTACTCAAAGCCTATTGGACCAATTTTACTTAAAGATTTTGCAGCTTTAAATCCTCATGCAGTTATTTCTGTTCCAAGAATTTGGGAAGGAATAAGGATTGGTGTTATTAAAAAGGTGTCGGAGTCTCTTGTAAAGAGAGTTTTATTTAGCGTTTTTCTGAGGATTGGAATTATTTATGTAAAGCTTAAAGAGAAATTTTTGGACCTTGTTCCTGCATATAGGAAATCAAATTTATTGGTTTCTTTTTTTATGAAATTTATTTTTCTTTTAGGATTAATTTTGATATTTCCTTTTAAATTTTTAGGGGATCTTTTAGTTTTTAAAAAAATTAGGAAAGCGCTTGGGAAAAGGTTTGAATTTGGTATATCTGGTGGAGGAGCTTTAGTAGAATATGTAGATTATTTTTTTAAAGCAGTTGGTATTATGGTTCTTGAAGGATATGGTCTTACAGAAACAGGTCCTGTTTTAAGTGTTAGGCGTTTAAATCGTCCCATTGCTAGAACAGTTGGGCCTTTCCTTCCGGATATTGAATATAGAGTAGTTGACAGTAATGACAATTCTTTGTTGCCTGGTGAGAAGGGTGAGCTTTGGATAAAATCATCTCAAGTTATGAGTGGCTATTTTAAAAATGAACTTGTTACAAAAGATGTTTTAACGAAAGAAGGATGGCTTAAAACAGGTGATTTGGTTCGTGTAACAATTGGTCATGAAATTTCAATTGTTGGTAGAAGTAAGGATACAATTGTATTAAGAGGTGGAGAAAATATTGAGCCTGAACCTATTGAAAGAGCTTTATCAAAATCTTTGCTTATTGAGAATGTTATGATTGTTGGGCAAGACCAGAAGTTCTTAGGAGCAATTATTGTGCCTAATTTTGAATCACTTGAAAAGTGGACAAACTCTAATGGAAAAATTTTTTCTTCGAGAGATGATTTATTATCTAGTGAAGTCGTTAACAAGCTTTATTCTAAATGTATTTCAGATATAGTTAACCCTAAGTCTGGTTTTAAGAATTACGAGAGAATAGTGGGATTCGTTTTGTTAAAAGATTCTTTTGTTATTGGTGAAGAACTTACTAATACTCTTAAGCTTAAGAGATATTATATAATGGAAAAGTATCATAAAAAGATAATGTCAATATTTAGTAAGGATGATTTTGAACTAATGTGATCTATACTTAAGCTTGTTAATTTTACATCTTTTTCATATAAGGAATATTTAGTAAATTCATGCAGTTTTTAATTGTTTGTAAAACAATTTCGGATAATTTTATTCTTGAATTTGTAAGTTCAAGGTTTCTTGTATCTATTATTTTTGTTTCTTGATAATATGTGCTGAAACTTTTTGCAAGTGAGTAAGAGTATTGAGTTAGTAATGAGGGATTTAATTCTTTTGTAGCTTTAATTATGTGCTCTTCAAACTCGGAAATAATTTTAATTATTTCCCATTCTTTTTCCTGCTTTAATAAATTTAGATTGATACTTTCTTTGGGTAATTTTAATTTGTTATACTTTTCAAGTATGCTATTAATTCTTGCCCCTACATATTGAATATAGGGCCCTGAATTGCCAATAAATGATAAGCTTTCTTCTTTATTAAATAATATATCTTTATATCTTGTTGTTTTTAGTAAATAATAGTGAATAGCTCCTATTGATATATCTAGAGCAGTTTTTTGAATATCTTGTATTTGAATATCTTTCTCATTTGTAGCTCTTTTTTTTATTTCTATTATAGTTGATTTTACTAAATCATTAATTAAGTGATCAGCATCAATGAAATTGCCTTCTCTTGATTTCATTTTACCTTCGGGTAAATTTACCATTCCATAAGATAAATGTATTAAATTATTTTCTTTTGTAATGCCTAGCTTATCTGCAATAAAAAATAAACTTTTAAAGTGATAAATTTGTTCACTTCCAACAACATAAATCATTTCATCAAAGTTATATTCATTTTTCCTAGTTATTATATTCCCTAAATCCTGAGTAAGATAAATAGATGTTCCATTTGCTCTTAATAGAACTTTTTCTTTAAATTTTTTATTTTCATTTTCATTTTCTTCTGAAGGTATTTTTATGCATATTGCTCCATCTTCTCTTTTATAACATAACCCGTTTTCTAATCCTTTAAGTACAATATTGCGACCAATTTCAAATGTTTCACTTTCAAGATAAATTTTATCGAATGTAATGTTTGTAAGATTATAAGTTTCTTTTATTCCTTCAATTGACCATTTGTTAAGCTTTTCCCAGAGTTTGACTGTTTCTATATCCCCTTCTTCCCATTTACATAGTAATTTTTGTATTTCTTCTTCTGCTTCTATGGCATTTTCTTTTGCATATTCATTGTACTTCACATAGAAATCACCTATTAGATGGTCCCCCTTTTTACAAGAAGACTCAGGCGTTATATTGTTTCCAAATTTTTTGTAAGCAAGCATGGATTTGCAAATATGAACACCTCTATCATTTATTAAATTTATTTTTATTATATTTCCACCGGAAGCTTTTAATATTCTTGATAAACTTTCTCCAATAATGTCATTCCTGAGATGCCCTACATGCAGTGGCTTATTTGTGTTTGGGGCTGAAAATTCTATTACTATTTTTTTATTTTTAAGGAAATTATTTGTTCCGTATTTTTCCTTTTCTTTTTTGACTTTATTAATTGTATCTCGGATAAATTCCTTTCTCTTGATTTTAATGTTTAAGTAAGGTCCCATTGGTTTAGTTTCATATTTCAATCCTATCTCTTTTACTATTTCTTCTGAAATAACAGATGGGCTAAGCCCTAATATTTTACTAAATTCAAATATTAAGATTGACAAATCTCCTAAAGAGCTATTTGGAGGTTTTTGGATTATTGTAGTTATTTTTTTTAATTTAATATTTTTTTTTAATGCAAGTCTATTTATTGTTTTAGTAATTTTATTTTCTAAATCTTTTTTTATTTTACTGATCATTCTTTTTCCCTTTTTTATTTATTAATGTGTTAATCAATAAAAAGATTAAAGATGCTACTAAGAAAACATTTGAGCTATAAGTTGGTATTTTATTTATGCTAAGTTCTTTAATTATTGGTATTTTTATATTGAAAAACTTTAAATTTCCAGTATTTATTATTTCTCTAAAGAGTGAAATTATTGAGCTTAAAGATATGAATGTTAATATTGGTAGTTTAGAATATTGTAATATCCTTAAAGGTTCTTTTAAAGTTTTAAAAGGTTCATTTTTGTGAAATGATATTATTATCACTATTAAAATGGGAATTGAAAACTTTAAATTGTTATAAATTATAGGGGTTGTATAATACATGAAAAGATAAGTTAAACTAACAATAATTCCTATTATAAATAAGTAAATTCCTAGTATTTGATTTCTTAGTTCTATTTGGTTAATAATTATTGCTGGTAATAATATACAGATGGATATCCAAATGGATATTATGCTTCCTTCTGGGAAGTTTTTTGTATAAGCAAAAATTGGAAAGAGCATTAAATGAGTTTTTAAATATCTTTCTGTAACATAAAATGTTTTTTTTTGCATAAATTTTACCTTTAACAATTTTATTTTGTCTTAAATTGATTTGTATCTGTATTAATATCTACAATATGACTTGTATTTACTTCCCCAAAGGTTTTAATGCTTTCAATTGCTCCTATGAGCTTTTTTATTTCTTCTTTTAGACTTTTCATTGAATTCGAAACTGTTATGTTAATTTCTTCTAGAACAGAAACAGTATTAATAATCTCTTTATTTCCTCTAAACATTTCATTTGAACCAATTTTTACTTCATATGTTATTTCTCTCATTGTATTTAAAGCTTTTAAAATTTCCTGACTACCAATTGACTGTTCTTGCATAGTGTGGTTTATTTCTTCTATAACTTGAACCACAAGATTTATTGAATCAAATATTTGATTGAAAGCTTTATTTGTAAGTTCAGATGTTTTGACTGTTTTATTGATAGAATCCATGATTTCATTGATTGATGCTGCAACTGATTCTGATTGTGAAGTAACCTGTTCTGCAAGATCTTTAATTTCTTCTGCAACAATTGCAAATCCCTTTCCAGCTTCACCAGCGTGAGATGCCTCAATAGCTGCGTTCATTGAAAGTAGGTTTGTTTGACTAGCAATAGATGATATTAGAGCATTTGCTTCTTGAAGTCTTGTTGAATTTTTATAAATATCTTTAATTTGCATAATAACTTCTTCTTGCTTTTTACGACCGTCGTCTGAAAATATTTTAAGTTCTTCTGTGCTTTTTGCAGCTTTTTGTGTTATCTCTGTAACAGATTGGATACTTCCTATCATCTCTTCAATAGCAGATGATGATTCTTCAACGCTAGCAGCTTGAGTTTCAATTGAATTATCAAGAGATGCAATGTTTTTGGACAAACTTTCTATTGTGTTTGTTGTATTTGAAATAAATTCAACTTGTTTCTCTACTTCTCCTTGTGTCTTTTCTATATATTTATTCGAATTTGTTATAGTACTATAAGCTTTATTTATTTCATTGAATAACAGATCTCCATTATCTTTTAATAATTTAACTCTATCTTGTAATGAGTTTATTACATTCTTTAAATTTTCGACGAAATATCCGAAGTGATTTATTGTAGAACTTATTGAGTCATTCCCCTTTGACTCAATCTTGACTGTCAAATCTCCGTCTTTAACTTTTGGAATTACCTCATTTAAATGTTCTATTTTTATTATGATTAATTTTTTGATAATGTTTATCATTATAATAATGAATATTATTACTAGCACTGCTATTATTGATATTGACATCAATTTAATTTTGTATAGTTCATTTGAAAATATATTGTTATAGTTCATTTGTATTGCTATATACCAAGATGAAGTTGTGATTCTTGTTAAAGAGATTATGTTATTGTCATGGTTAGTAATAATATTGCTTTTTTTTCTAGATATTGAATTTATTAATTTATTTGTTATTTTAGGATTATGTTCAAATAGGTTATCTATAGATAGTTTGATGTGTTCGAATGTGTCTTCGTTTTGTTCTCCAAATACTTCACCTTGATTATTAATAGCATATATTTTGAAGTAATGATAACTGTTATGTTGATTATGTTGATTTAACTTTTCTAGTACAGATCTTTCTAGCAGCATAAATATGGTTTTTCTTAATTGTTTTATGTGTTCTAGTATATCTAAATATAGGATTACATATCCAGTATTATAAGTGTTATATATATTTTCTTTGTCTCTTACTGCTATCTTATAAAGTATAGGTATATAGTATTTATTATTTATTTTTATTAAGTTTTTGTGCAATGCAATTATTTGAGTTTTATTTATAAAATTATCTGATTTAATTTCTTTTAAATTTATCTGGGAGTTGACTCTTTTATCATCGCTTGAATACAATACCTTTCCATTTTCATTTACATATTCTATTATCTTTATGTAAGAAGAGGACAAGCTAGAGTTGTTTATATACATTATGCTTTTAAGATGCTGATTCTTTTGCTTGCTAGATGCATTGTTGTAATTTATGATAAATTCGTCAATCGCTTGTAATGTATTTTTTGTATCATCAACAAAGCTTTTTGTCATAATATAATTGACAAATTTTGTGAAATTTTTAAGCTCTTTAGTTATTACCTTCTTATATCCGTAATTTAATAGCAAAAAAGTAGTAGCAGCAATAGTTATTGTGTATATTAATATAGCAATATTAAACTTATAAAAAAGAGTGAAACTAGAATTTTTTCTTTTCACTTGAATCCTCGCAAAACTTTTTAGAAAATATTATAACCAACTAGTATTATATATGTTTTATTATATAATTATATACATATATTTGAATAATAAAATAATTATTCTTGTTAGTATATTCATATGATGTCTAATATGTTAGTAAGCTTTGTTTATATAGGTTTAATTTTGGAGAGTTTATGAATGATGATTTAGTAGATATTAAATTAAAAAATATGAAGTTTTTTCTCTACTTTCTACTTTTTGTTTTTATTTGCTTTGGTTTGCTATTTATAGGACAATCCTGTTTAAATTATAAAAATGAACATATTGAACGTGTTAGGTCTGATTTTTATCTGTTTTCAAGTAATGTGGAATATCGGTTTAAAAATAGATATGAGTATGCTAAGGATGTTCTTAATAATCTTGCTAAGGATAATAATGTTTTAAATATTTTGCATAATGCTTCAAATAGTTTTATTTCAAGTATTGATTTGAAATCTATGTATGATTTGAACACAAGCAGTGCTTTATTTTTAAATTCAAAAGAATTTGATGAGGTAAGTAAGATTTTTGAGGGGATATCTTTTTCTAATAATTCTTTAGAAGGAATTTTTTATATTCCTATTGGACAAAATGTACTACTTTCAGATAAAAGTTTTTCATTTTTGGGTATAAATAATATTATAGAAGATCCTATTTATCTTGTTCCTGCAAGAAATAACGTTGCTTATTATTCAAGCTATAAGAGAATTAAGAATAAATTTTATTCTGTTGTAAGTATTCCTGTTGTTAATAATAATTCTATTGTAATGGGTATACTATGTTTTATGGTTTGTTTTGAAGATTTGTTGAATGGTATAGCAAATCAGTTTAATTCTTATCTTAAGACTAATAATAAAAGTTATGAATTTTTTGTTGTTGATAGAGACTTTAGTCCTTTGCTTTTAAGTTTTAGTGACATAAACATTGGAAATTTTTCGGAAGCTTATGAGAATAGTGTTTTGCATAGAGCTGTAAATTATATTAAGACAGATTTTAATATTTCAAAATTTATTTTTAAACATAGAAATTCTTCCTATTTATTAAATTCTTCTCAGATTGAAGGAGCTGTTATTCAAGGTGTTATTTTTAATATAAGTGCTCTCCCTGTTGGGTTTCAGTCAGGTGCATTGTTTTTCTTAGGGTTTTTGTTTGTCTCTTTTTTCATTTTATTTTACCTTTGTAATAGGTTGATTTTACCTATTATGGAAGATTTTAGGGTCATGATTAATCAAAAAAGAGTGAAAGGAGATGCTTTAGGAGTTGACTCTCCTGTAGAGGTTAGATATAGGTCTTTTATTTTTTCTTACATTAGTTCTGAATTTGATAGCCTTTTTTTAAGTGCTACTAATGCTGTTAATAAAATTAAAGATTATGTAAAGGAGTTAGACACTTATTTAAGTGATATGAGCATTCCTGAAGAAAGAATAGAGAGGGCTAATAATAGTCTTTTTACTTATGAGAGGATAGGAGATACTTTTTCTAAATTTGAAAAAACAATAATTAATATTTTGAAAGATTTTGAATCAATATCTGATCCAATTAGCGAACATAATAAAAACGTATCAGATATTGCTACTAAATTTGAAGAAAATGCTATTGCTTTTTATGGAATAGACAAAAACCTTGAAATTTTTAATAAAGTTGTTGTAGCAAATTCTATAAATATTGAAAGTGTAAAAGTTAAAGTTTTTGAATTAAATTCTATTTTTGAAAATATTAATATGAATTTTTCTGAGCTTTTGTCACAAACGAATAATCTGCAGAGTGCAAATAAACTTTTAGTATCAATATCAAGTCAGACAAATATGCTTGCAATGAATGCAGCTATTGAAGCTGCTAAGGCAGGTAATGCAGGTAAAAGTTTTGCTGTTGTTGCAGAGGAGATTAGAAAGCTTGCCATAAATTCCAGTAAATATTCAACAACTATCAAAGATGAACTTAAAATAGTTAATAGTATTATTTCACTTATAAGTACAGAGATAGATAGTGTTTATAAAAATTTTATGGATATACAGGATAATGTTAATAATAATTCTATTCAACATGAAAGGATAAATGCTACACTTGCTAAGCACATAAAAGAAATTGGATATTTTAAAGATAAATATTTATCTAATGATATTAAAATTAAGGATGCTAAAAATATGTATAAGGAGATATTTAATAGTTACTTTTTTATTAACGGAAAGTTTAATAATTTAAATAACGATTTAGGTGAGTTTAAGGTTTCTAAGATGAGCTTGGAAGCATTAGAACCTTTACGAGAGAATATTGCTTTAGTTAATGAATTTAAAGAAAAAGTTATTAGTATAAGAGATATTATTAAAAATATTAATAATGAACTTCGGTATGTTTGATTTAAATTTTATCTTTAAATCCAATATATAAAATTTCTTCTTCAAGTAAGAAACCTGTTTTTGTTTTTACTTCATTTTTTACTCTTTGTATTATTTCTTTAACATCTCTGGCACGTGCATTTTTGTTATTTATAATAAAGTTTCCATGATATTGTGAAACAGATGCTTCTCCTATTTTTAATCCTTTTAGATTGCATTCTTCAATTATTTTTCCGGTAGGCTTTAAAAAATTTTTATTGTTTTTAAATGTACTACCGCTACTTGGGAAGAGATAGTGACCTCTATTTATCCTATTTTGTTTATTATTTTGCATAATATTTAAGATATGTTTTTTACTTCCTTTCGATAAATTTAGTGTGGCTTTTAATATTAAGGTATTTTTGTTTTGAAATGGAGAAATTTTGTATGAAAATTCATTCTTTTCAAATTTTTTACAGATTGTTTGGCCGTCTTCATCTACAAAAACAATTAAATCTAATATTTCAGAAATTTCTTTTCCAAAGGATCTAGCATTCATCCAAATAGCACCTCCAAGTGTGCCAGGAATTCCGTATATAAATTCTAATCCACTTAATTTGTTTTCCAGTGCAAAATTGCATAGCTTTTCAAAGTTGGCTCCGCATTCAGCAGTAATTTTATTACCTTGAAGTGTGATTTTATTCAAATAACCAGTGTACACTATAGGAAAATTAATTTCTTCTTCATCATTTATTAATAAATTTGAGCCTCCTCCTAAGATAAATATTTTAATTTTTTCCTCTATTGCTTTTTTAAATATGTTTTCTGCTTCTTTTATGGTTTTGGGTAC
It contains:
- a CDS encoding type II CAAX endopeptidase family protein, translating into MKLLNNKYPIRYAILELFLAYIICTHISPFASIDENLWNFSGNHYVYWLYSTFLIFFILHFAKLTSTTYFRDEFYIPKFRLVFIWKAFLIFISLVIFIIFLFFITYLCFEYFFSNSWRSWVEMDIGSFRWNMGSKETLYLMAITSFFTGAVEELLYRSFIITKLKQMGFNSFISTIFSSIIFASGHIYYGFIGTFVTFILGFILAFIYLRYKNVYYVSLVHSFYNTTVSIVAFMLS
- a CDS encoding AMP-binding protein — encoded protein: MLDTIPKRFNEVVKLYGDLDIFIYRDNESKDFKKQIYSDFWDEVKSVASGLLHYGIKRGEKVALISDSRREWIIIDLAVMSLGCIDVPRGNDSPEDELLYIINHSESGFVFVENEKQFQKVLSKNRDLRFVKHIVVIDDDKLYEEKLGLITVTSYKKLLSVGGDYLNNNPKIFHTELDQGSGNDLATIIYTSGTTGFPKGVMLRHESFIFQVDRIYDYLPLLKPGKIMISILPLWHSFERACEYIVALKGMSIAYSKPIGPILLKDFAALNPHAVISVPRIWEGIRIGVIKKVSESLVKRVLFSVFLRIGIIYVKLKEKFLDLVPAYRKSNLLVSFFMKFIFLLGLILIFPFKFLGDLLVFKKIRKALGKRFEFGISGGGALVEYVDYFFKAVGIMVLEGYGLTETGPVLSVRRLNRPIARTVGPFLPDIEYRVVDSNDNSLLPGEKGELWIKSSQVMSGYFKNELVTKDVLTKEGWLKTGDLVRVTIGHEISIVGRSKDTIVLRGGENIEPEPIERALSKSLLIENVMIVGQDQKFLGAIIVPNFESLEKWTNSNGKIFSSRDDLLSSEVVNKLYSKCISDIVNPKSGFKNYERIVGFVLLKDSFVIGEELTNTLKLKRYYIMEKYHKKIMSIFSKDDFELM
- the argS gene encoding arginine--tRNA ligase: MISKIKKDLENKITKTINRLALKKNIKLKKITTIIQKPPNSSLGDLSILIFEFSKILGLSPSVISEEIVKEIGLKYETKPMGPYLNIKIKRKEFIRDTINKVKKEKEKYGTNNFLKNKKIVIEFSAPNTNKPLHVGHLRNDIIGESLSRILKASGGNIIKINLINDRGVHICKSMLAYKKFGNNITPESSCKKGDHLIGDFYVKYNEYAKENAIEAEEEIQKLLCKWEEGDIETVKLWEKLNKWSIEGIKETYNLTNITFDKIYLESETFEIGRNIVLKGLENGLCYKREDGAICIKIPSEENENENKKFKEKVLLRANGTSIYLTQDLGNIITRKNEYNFDEMIYVVGSEQIYHFKSLFFIADKLGITKENNLIHLSYGMVNLPEGKMKSREGNFIDADHLINDLVKSTIIEIKKRATNEKDIQIQDIQKTALDISIGAIHYYLLKTTRYKDILFNKEESLSFIGNSGPYIQYVGARINSILEKYNKLKLPKESINLNLLKQEKEWEIIKIISEFEEHIIKATKELNPSLLTQYSYSLAKSFSTYYQETKIIDTRNLELTNSRIKLSEIVLQTIKNCMNLLNIPYMKKM
- a CDS encoding methyl-accepting chemotaxis protein translates to MKRKNSSFTLFYKFNIAILIYTITIAATTFLLLNYGYKKVITKELKNFTKFVNYIMTKSFVDDTKNTLQAIDEFIINYNNASSKQKNQHLKSIMYINNSSLSSSYIKIIEYVNENGKVLYSSDDKRVNSQINLKEIKSDNFINKTQIIALHKNLIKINNKYYIPILYKIAVRDKENIYNTYNTGYVILYLDILEHIKQLRKTIFMLLERSVLEKLNQHNQHNSYHYFKIYAINNQGEVFGEQNEDTFEHIKLSIDNLFEHNPKITNKLINSISRKKSNIITNHDNNIISLTRITTSSWYIAIQMNYNNIFSNELYKIKLMSISIIAVLVIIFIIIMINIIKKLIIIKIEHLNEVIPKVKDGDLTVKIESKGNDSISSTINHFGYFVENLKNVINSLQDRVKLLKDNGDLLFNEINKAYSTITNSNKYIEKTQGEVEKQVEFISNTTNTIESLSKNIASLDNSIETQAASVEESSSAIEEMIGSIQSVTEITQKAAKSTEELKIFSDDGRKKQEEVIMQIKDIYKNSTRLQEANALISSIASQTNLLSMNAAIEASHAGEAGKGFAIVAEEIKDLAEQVTSQSESVAASINEIMDSINKTVKTSELTNKAFNQIFDSINLVVQVIEEINHTMQEQSIGSQEILKALNTMREITYEVKIGSNEMFRGNKEIINTVSVLEEINITVSNSMKSLKEEIKKLIGAIESIKTFGEVNTSHIVDINTDTNQFKTK
- a CDS encoding methyl-accepting chemotaxis protein, with amino-acid sequence MNDDLVDIKLKNMKFFLYFLLFVFICFGLLFIGQSCLNYKNEHIERVRSDFYLFSSNVEYRFKNRYEYAKDVLNNLAKDNNVLNILHNASNSFISSIDLKSMYDLNTSSALFLNSKEFDEVSKIFEGISFSNNSLEGIFYIPIGQNVLLSDKSFSFLGINNIIEDPIYLVPARNNVAYYSSYKRIKNKFYSVVSIPVVNNNSIVMGILCFMVCFEDLLNGIANQFNSYLKTNNKSYEFFVVDRDFSPLLLSFSDINIGNFSEAYENSVLHRAVNYIKTDFNISKFIFKHRNSSYLLNSSQIEGAVIQGVIFNISALPVGFQSGALFFLGFLFVSFFILFYLCNRLILPIMEDFRVMINQKRVKGDALGVDSPVEVRYRSFIFSYISSEFDSLFLSATNAVNKIKDYVKELDTYLSDMSIPEERIERANNSLFTYERIGDTFSKFEKTIINILKDFESISDPISEHNKNVSDIATKFEENAIAFYGIDKNLEIFNKVVVANSINIESVKVKVFELNSIFENINMNFSELLSQTNNLQSANKLLVSISSQTNMLAMNAAIEAAKAGNAGKSFAVVAEEIRKLAINSSKYSTTIKDELKIVNSIISLISTEIDSVYKNFMDIQDNVNNNSIQHERINATLAKHIKEIGYFKDKYLSNDIKIKDAKNMYKEIFNSYFFINGKFNNLNNDLGEFKVSKMSLEALEPLRENIALVNEFKEKVISIRDIIKNINNELRYV
- the murB gene encoding UDP-N-acetylmuramate dehydrogenase, coding for MSKYINNFLKKINTTPTKENLANYTTYKIGGLSNIFLVPKTIKEAENIFKKAIEEKIKIFILGGGSNLLINDEEEINFPIVYTGYLNKITLQGNKITAECGANFEKLCNFALENKLSGLEFIYGIPGTLGGAIWMNARSFGKEISEILDLIVFVDEDGQTICKKFEKNEFSYKISPFQNKNTLILKATLNLSKGSKKHILNIMQNNKQNRINRGHYLFPSSGSTFKNNKNFLKPTGKIIEECNLKGLKIGEASVSQYHGNFIINNKNARARDVKEIIQRVKNEVKTKTGFLLEEEILYIGFKDKI